A region from the Candidatus Omnitrophota bacterium genome encodes:
- a CDS encoding terminase small subunit — protein MPKLTYKQRLFVSEFLSNGMNGSEAVRKSYPNIKTKGAIRQMAHKLVTHGNVKAEIEKVTESLLDDKLLLAEEAIRNTKESLEYIQNKKTWTNNDIATKHKLERTILELAGQLGSRNNTLVAINNNQSEGVDVKTMSTIELCMLKKRVDAEVDTRKESGDHVVEIAFFRDSEPTISDEETKRMFPQLYT, from the coding sequence ATGCCTAAATTAACATATAAGCAAAGACTATTCGTTTCAGAATTTCTCTCTAACGGAATGAATGGTAGTGAAGCAGTACGTAAATCTTATCCCAACATAAAGACAAAAGGAGCAATAAGACAGATGGCACATAAACTGGTAACGCATGGTAACGTCAAAGCAGAGATTGAAAAGGTCACAGAGTCTTTGCTTGATGATAAGTTACTTTTAGCAGAAGAAGCAATCCGAAATACAAAAGAGTCTCTCGAATACATTCAAAATAAGAAAACATGGACGAATAACGACATTGCGACTAAGCATAAGCTAGAAAGAACAATCTTAGAGCTAGCAGGGCAGCTTGGCTCTAGGAATAATACTCTCGTAGCCATAAATAATAATCAATCTGAAGGCGTAGATGTAAAAACTATGTCTACGATAGAGCTATGTATGCTTAAAAAGCGTGTTGATGCAGAAGTAGACACAAGAAAAGAATCAGGCGACCATGTCGTAGAAATTGCGTTTTTTAGAGACAGCGAGCCTACTATTTCAGATGAAGAAACAAAAAGAATGTTCCCGCAGTTATATACCTAG